A single genomic interval of Prunus dulcis chromosome 5, ALMONDv2, whole genome shotgun sequence harbors:
- the LOC117627983 gene encoding uncharacterized protein LOC117627983, giving the protein MLKHTKFTKRLEETLNPFTLLIRYCHFQSKLCFNSSSPSSCLAPPKIVENSVAIFWDLDTKPPKSVSPYEAAVKLKRAASSFGLVRHMIAYANRHALNYVPQVVRERKERNRVVIRDGELNVCRVCGRRFYTNEKLLNHFKIHEREHAKRLNQIESARGSRRVKLVGKYSMKMEKYKNGARDVLTPKAGQGLADEVKRAGFWVRSVMDNPQRVDAALRNHIVDMMDHKRAECLMLVSDDSDFVDVVMEAKLRCLKTVVVGDFGDGALKRAADSGFSWNEILIGKAKKEAVSVVGKWKDRDVLKRLEWTYKPDEEQSVNSWDDEVDGESEDEEIEGIVDGVNDNLGKDVSGRWWELDSDADSSKC; this is encoded by the coding sequence ATGCTTAAACATACCAAATTTACCAAAAGGTTAgaagaaaccctaaacccattTACCCTATTGATTAGATATTGCCATTTTCAATCGAAGCTGTGTTTTAATTCTTCGAGCCCATCATCGTGTTTGGCACCCCCGAAAATTGTAGAAAACAGTGTTGCGATTTTCTGGGATTTGGATACCAAACCACCCAAATCAGTGTCGCCCTACGAAGCCGCCGTCAAGCTCAAGAGGGCGGCTTCGTCTTTTGGGCTCGTTCGCCATATGATAGCGTATGCGAACCGGCATGCGCTTAATTATGTTCCACAGGTTGTCAGAGAAAGGAAAGAGAGGAACAGGGTTGTGATTAGGGATGGTGAATTGAACGTTTGTAGGGTTTGCGGGAGGAGATTTTATACTAATGAGAAGCTTTTGAATCATTTCAAGATTCATGAGAGGGAGCATGCGAAGAGGTTGAACCAGATTGAGTCTGCTAGAGGGAGCAGGAGGGTGAAGCTGGTGGGCAAGTATTCAATGAAGATGGAGAAGTATAAGAATGGTGCAAGGGATGTCTTGACACCCAAGGCGGGGCAGGGTTTGGCGGACGAGGTGAAGCGGGCAGGGTTTTGGGTTCGGAGCGTGATGGATAACCCTCAGAGGGTGGATGCTGCATTGAGGAATCACATTGTGGATATGATGGATCACAAAAGAGCTGAGTGTTTGATGCTTGTGTCGGATGATTCGGATTTTGTGGATGTTGTGATGGAGGCCAAGCTGAGATGTCTCAAGACGGTGGTTGTGGGGGATTTTGGTGACGGGGCTCTGAAGAGGGCTGCGGATTCGGGGTTTTCTTGGAATGAAATTCTAATCGGGAAGGCGAAGAAGGAGGCGGTGTCAGTTGTGGGGAAATGGAAAGACCGTGATGTGTTGAAGAGATTGGAGTGGACATACAAGCCAGATGAGGAGCAAAGTGTGAATAGCTGGGATGATGAGGTTGATGGTGAAAGCGAGGATGAGGAAATTGAAGGTATCGTTGATGGAGTGAATGACAATTTAGGGAAGGATGTTAGTGGCAGATGGTGGGAGCTTGACTCTGATGCTGATTCCTCTAAATGTTGA
- the LOC117627759 gene encoding maspardin: MKGVYSAPGDYIYFKSQVPLHKIPIGTKQWRYYDFGPKAVPPLICLPGTAGTADVCYKQIMSLSMKGYRVISVDIPRVWNHHEWIQAFEKFLDAIDVHHIHIYGTSLGGFLAQLFAQHRPRRVRSLILSNTFLDTRSFSAAMPWAPIVSWTPSFLLKRYVLTGIRDGPHEPFIADSVDFVVSQVETLSREDLASRLTLTADAASVGPLLLTDSFITIMDTNDYSAIPQQLKDEVSERYPGARRAQLKTGGDFPFLSRPDEVNLHLQLHLRRVGVEARPDLVPGIPKGGSGGSSSEENEKKDPEDPAKDEDPANDDRGSSDNPLAESQLPHAPESSQSHSLDDQLVSNAIVCDFSNVDMMVSLHLGFLKNQHTIPTETVMRLCAEIIALHFLSFYVGSLYISLNCNRRVGQVV; encoded by the exons ATGAAAGGCGTCTACTCGGCGCCCGGAGATTACATCTACTTCAAGTCCCAGGTCCCTCTTCACAAGATCCCA ATTGGCACAAAACAGTGGCGATACTATGATTTTGGCCCAAAAGCAGTACCTCCACTTATTTGTCTTCCCGGAACAGCAGGGACAGCTGATGTCTGCTACAAGCAGATCATGTCGTTGTCCATGAAG GGTTATCGGGTGATTTCTGTTGATATTCCACGTGTATGGAATCATCATGAGTGGATCCAAGCATTTGAGAAATTCTTGGATGCTATCGATGTTCATCAT ATACATATTTATGGTACATCCCTTGGGGGCTTCTTGGCTCAACTTTTTGCTCAGCATCGTCCAAGACGAGTTCGATCATTGATACTATCAAACACATTTTTGGACACACGCAGTTTCTCTGCAGCAATGCCATGGGCTCCCAT CGTTAGTTGGACCCCTTCTTTTTTGCTGAAAAGATATGTCTTGACCGGAATTCGTGATGGCCCCCATGAGCCATTTATTGCTGATTCGGTGGACTTCGTTGTTTCTCAG GTTGAAACGCTCTCAAGAGAAGACCTGGCCTCCAGGTTAACTTTAACAGCTGATGCTGCCTCAGTTGGACCTCTGTTGCTTACAGACTCATTCATTACTATAATGGAT ACAAATGACTACAGTGCGATTCCTCAACAACTCAAAGATGAAGTGAGTGAGAGGTACCCTGGTGCAAGGCGAGCACAATTGAAGACGGGGGGAGATTTTCCATTCCTTTCACGGCCAGATGAAGTAAACTTACATCTTCAG CTACATCTAAGACGGGTTGGTGTGGAGGCTCGACCTGATTTGGTTCCAGGCATTCCAAAGGGGGGTAGTGGTGGGAGTTCTAGTGAAGAGAATGAGAAAAAAGATCCAGAAGATCCAGCCAAGGATGAAGATCCAGCCAACGATGATAGGGGAAGCTCAGACAATCCTTTGGCAGAAAGTCAGCTACCTCATGCTCCAGAAAGTTCACAATCTCATAGCTTGGATGACCAGCTTGTCAGCAATGCAATAGTTTGCGATTTCAGTAATGTAGACATGATGGTTTCTTTGCATTTGGGATTCTTGAAGAATCAGCATACTATACCCACTGAAACTGTTATGCGACTTTGTGCGGAAATAATTGCTCTTCATTTCCTTTCGTTTTATGTGGGATCATTGTACATTAGTTTGAACTGTAATCGGAGGGTCGGACAAGTCGTGTAA